DNA from Sinorhizobium arboris LMG 14919:
GCCTGCGGCGTCGTAGATCGTCAGACCTTCATAGAGGTCCTTGAGAATGAACTCCTCGATGTTGATCGAGGTATGGGCCTGATCGAGTGTCTGCGGCTCACCGGCATTGCCGCGGTGGAGTACCGCCTCGGCGAGCGCGGGACTTGCGCCGATGAGCAGCGAGCCGATGAGCGCGGCAGCCCTCAGATTGAGTTTCAGTGAAGCCATTTTTCTTCTCCTTCCCCTCGTTTTGGGTTTGTTGATCGCAGGAGAGAAGTGCAAATTCCCAGTAAAGGCAAGGCGATTTGCACGGAAAATGCATCCTTCTCTTTAAATTTGGAATGCCGATAACCGCATAGGTTGCATATCAATTTGCGTTGAATTTCGTCCCGTTCGCGACACCAGCCCTTACCCGGCACCCGAGTGCCGATGTCGACCTGCAACGTTGTAGACCGCTTCGGCAAGTTGCGCTCATCCTCGCTGGGACGCTTCGAAAGACGCCGTCATGCAACCTTCATGAATTGTAGCGGCACTTTACGTAATATGCACAAAAAATTGCGCGCCTCGCTGCAATCTTTTTGCAATTCGTTCTTCCTGCGCGGCACAGCGCCGGATCCGAACCCCTGCCGGGATCCGTGGGCGGACCAGCGGACGGCCGGCGAAATCTGCCGCTGCTCGGTGGGTCGCATCCGAGACTGACAGCACCACCAGAGGGCGAAAACAGCGATTTTTTGCAGAGGTATTTCTCATCCACAGCAATTTCGTCTGACGCACGTCCATCAAGTGACTTGTCGGCCCGTCTGGCCGGTTGCCAAAAGGTCCGCATGAATTATTGTGCCCTTGAATTCGGCGCCCGGAGTGGCGCAAAGCATCAGGGAGCTAAGAATGGCATTGATCACATTGCGGCAACTGCTCGACCACGCGGCGGAGAACAATTATGCGCTGCCGGCCTTCAATGTGAACAATCTCGAATACATTCAGGCGGTCATGAGGGCCGCCGATTCGACCGACTCTCCTGTCATCCTGCAGGCGAGCCGCGGCGCGCGGGCCTATGCCGGCGATGCCTTTCTCCGCCATCTGATCCTCGGCGCTGCGGAAGAATACCCGCATATCCCCGTCTGTCTGCATCTCGACCATGGCGACCAGCCGTCAACGTGCATCTCGGCGATCACCAATGGCTTCACCTCGGTGATGATGGATGGTTCGCTGGAGAAGGACGGCAAGACCGTCGCGAGCTACGAGTACAATGTCGCCGTTACCGCCGAGGTCGTGAAGATCGCCCATGCGGCGGGGGTTTCCGTCGAGGGGGAACTCGGCTGTCTAGGCAATCTGGAAACGGGCGCCGGCGACAAGGAGGACGGGCATGGCTTCGAAGGCAAGCTCTCGCGCGAGGAACTGCTGACCGATCCCGAGCAGGCCCTGGACTTCGTCTCGAAGACCGGCGTCGATGCCCTTGCGGTGGCGATCGGCACCAGCCATGGCGCATACAAGTTCACGCGCGAGCCCGACGGAGAAATCCTATCGATCGAGACGATCGCCAAGATCAACAAGCGCCTGCCGAACACGCACCTCGTCATGCACGGATCCTCAAGCGTGCCTGCCGATCTCCAGGAACTCTTCAACGCCTACGGCGGCAAGATGAAGAAGACCTGGGGCGTGCCCGTATCAGAGATTCAGAAGGCCATCCCGCTCGGCGTACGCAAGGTCAACATCGATACGGATCTCCGGCTTGCCTTCACCGGCG
Protein-coding regions in this window:
- the fba gene encoding class II fructose-bisphosphate aldolase (catalyzes the reversible aldol condensation of dihydroxyacetonephosphate and glyceraldehyde 3-phosphate in the Calvin cycle, glycolysis, and/or gluconeogenesis), whose product is MALITLRQLLDHAAENNYALPAFNVNNLEYIQAVMRAADSTDSPVILQASRGARAYAGDAFLRHLILGAAEEYPHIPVCLHLDHGDQPSTCISAITNGFTSVMMDGSLEKDGKTVASYEYNVAVTAEVVKIAHAAGVSVEGELGCLGNLETGAGDKEDGHGFEGKLSREELLTDPEQALDFVSKTGVDALAVAIGTSHGAYKFTREPDGEILSIETIAKINKRLPNTHLVMHGSSSVPADLQELFNAYGGKMKKTWGVPVSEIQKAIPLGVRKVNIDTDLRLAFTGEIRKHHIEHPDNFDPRNYLKPAIAHMTEVCKERFEAFRSAGQASKIRVLRLPEMAKRYAAA